Proteins found in one Pongo pygmaeus isolate AG05252 chromosome 8, NHGRI_mPonPyg2-v2.0_pri, whole genome shotgun sequence genomic segment:
- the STAMBPL1 gene encoding AMSH-like protease isoform X5 gives MRSADPAGQAGQLRRSSETTALHVEVLTSVARLSSKSVNAQVTDINSKGLELRKTVTTVETQNLEGLHHDGQFCHKPCPPGERKARDCTVNGDEPDCVPCQEGKEYTDKAHFSSKCRRCRLCDEGHGLEVEINCIRTQNTKCRCKPNFFCNSTVCEHCDPCTKCEHGIVKECTLTSNTKCKEEGSRSNLWWLCLLLLFPILLIVWVKRKEVQKACRKHRKENQGPQESPTLNPETVAINLSDVDLSKYITTVAGVMTLSQVKSFVRKNGVNEAKIDEIKNDNVQDTAEQKVQLLRNWHQLHGKKDAYDALIKGLKKANLCTLAEKIQTIILKDITSDSENSNFRNETQSLV, from the exons GTTCTTACGTCTGTTGCTAGATTATCGTCCAAAAGTGTTAATGCCCAAGTGACTGACATCAACTCCAAGGGACTGGAATTGAGGAAGACTGTTACTACAGTTGAGACTCAGAACTTGGAAGGCCTGCATCATGATGGCCAATTCTGCCATAAGCCCTGTCCTCCAG GTGAAAGGAAAGCTAGGGACTGCACAGTCAATGGGGATGAACCAGACTGCGTGCCCTGCCAAGAAGGGAAGGAGTACACAGACAAAGCCCATTTTTCTTCCAAATGCAGAAGATGTAGATTGTGTGATGAAGGACATG GCTTAGAAGTGGAAATAAACTGCATCCGGACCCAGAATACCAAGTGCAGATGTAAACCAAACTTTTTTTGTAACTCTACTGTATGTGAACACTGTGACCCTTGCACCAA atgtgaACATGGAATCGTCAAGGAATGCACACTCACCAGCAACACCAAATGCAAAGaggaag GATCCAGATCTAACTTGTGGTGGttgtgtcttcttcttcttttcccaaTTCTACTAATTGTTTGGG tgAAGAGAAAGGAAGTACAGAAAGCATGCAGAAAGCACAGAAAGGAAAACCAAGGTCCTCAGGAATCTCCAACCTTAAATCCT GAAACAGTGGCAATAAATTTATCTG atgTTGACTTGAGTAAATATATCACCACTGTTGCTGGAGTCATGACACTAAGTCAAGTTAAAAGCTTTGTTCGAAAGAATGGTGTCAATGAAGCCAAAATAGATGAGATCAAGAATGACAATGTCCAAGACACAGCAGAACAGAAAGTTCAACTGCTTCGTAATTGGCATCAACTTCATGGAAAGAAAGATGCGTATGACGCATTGATTAAAGGTCTCAAAAAAGCCAATCTTTGTACTCTTGCAGAGAAAATTCAGACTATCATCCTCAAGGACATTACTAGTGACTCAGAAAATTCAAACTTCAGAAATGAAACCCAAAGCTTGGTCTAG
- the STAMBPL1 gene encoding AMSH-like protease isoform X6, giving the protein MLGIWTLLPLVLTSVARLSSKSVNAQVTDINSKGLELRKTVTTVETQNLEGLHHDGQFCHKPCPPGERKARDCTVNGDEPDCVPCQEGKEYTDKAHFSSKCRRCRLCDEGHGLEVEINCIRTQNTKCRCKPNFFCNSTVCEHCDPCTKCEHGIVKECTLTSNTKCKEEGSRSNLWWLCLLLLFPILLIVWVKRKEVQKACRKHRKENQGPQESPTLNPETVAINLSDVDLSKYITTVAGVMTLSQVKSFVRKNGVNEAKIDEIKNDNVQDTAEQKVQLLRNWHQLHGKKDAYDALIKGLKKANLCTLAEKIQTIILKDITSDSENSNFRNETQSLV; this is encoded by the exons GTTCTTACGTCTGTTGCTAGATTATCGTCCAAAAGTGTTAATGCCCAAGTGACTGACATCAACTCCAAGGGACTGGAATTGAGGAAGACTGTTACTACAGTTGAGACTCAGAACTTGGAAGGCCTGCATCATGATGGCCAATTCTGCCATAAGCCCTGTCCTCCAG GTGAAAGGAAAGCTAGGGACTGCACAGTCAATGGGGATGAACCAGACTGCGTGCCCTGCCAAGAAGGGAAGGAGTACACAGACAAAGCCCATTTTTCTTCCAAATGCAGAAGATGTAGATTGTGTGATGAAGGACATG GCTTAGAAGTGGAAATAAACTGCATCCGGACCCAGAATACCAAGTGCAGATGTAAACCAAACTTTTTTTGTAACTCTACTGTATGTGAACACTGTGACCCTTGCACCAA atgtgaACATGGAATCGTCAAGGAATGCACACTCACCAGCAACACCAAATGCAAAGaggaag GATCCAGATCTAACTTGTGGTGGttgtgtcttcttcttcttttcccaaTTCTACTAATTGTTTGGG tgAAGAGAAAGGAAGTACAGAAAGCATGCAGAAAGCACAGAAAGGAAAACCAAGGTCCTCAGGAATCTCCAACCTTAAATCCT GAAACAGTGGCAATAAATTTATCTG atgTTGACTTGAGTAAATATATCACCACTGTTGCTGGAGTCATGACACTAAGTCAAGTTAAAAGCTTTGTTCGAAAGAATGGTGTCAATGAAGCCAAAATAGATGAGATCAAGAATGACAATGTCCAAGACACAGCAGAACAGAAAGTTCAACTGCTTCGTAATTGGCATCAACTTCATGGAAAGAAAGATGCGTATGACGCATTGATTAAAGGTCTCAAAAAAGCCAATCTTTGTACTCTTGCAGAGAAAATTCAGACTATCATCCTCAAGGACATTACTAGTGACTCAGAAAATTCAAACTTCAGAAATGAAACCCAAAGCTTGGTCTAG
- the STAMBPL1 gene encoding AMSH-like protease isoform X8 has translation MRSADPAGQAGQLRRSSETTALHVEVLTSVARLSSKSVNAQVTDINSKGLELRKTVTTVETQNLEGLHHDGQFCHKPCPPGERKARDCTVNGDEPDCVPCQEGKEYTDKAHFSSKCRRCRLCDEGHGLEVEINCIRTQNTKCRCKPNFFCNSTVCEHCDPCTKCEHGIVKECTLTSNTKCKEEGSRSNLWWLCLLLLFPILLIVWVKRKEVQKACRKHRKENQGPQESPTLNPVDYFLFFRC, from the exons GTTCTTACGTCTGTTGCTAGATTATCGTCCAAAAGTGTTAATGCCCAAGTGACTGACATCAACTCCAAGGGACTGGAATTGAGGAAGACTGTTACTACAGTTGAGACTCAGAACTTGGAAGGCCTGCATCATGATGGCCAATTCTGCCATAAGCCCTGTCCTCCAG GTGAAAGGAAAGCTAGGGACTGCACAGTCAATGGGGATGAACCAGACTGCGTGCCCTGCCAAGAAGGGAAGGAGTACACAGACAAAGCCCATTTTTCTTCCAAATGCAGAAGATGTAGATTGTGTGATGAAGGACATG GCTTAGAAGTGGAAATAAACTGCATCCGGACCCAGAATACCAAGTGCAGATGTAAACCAAACTTTTTTTGTAACTCTACTGTATGTGAACACTGTGACCCTTGCACCAA atgtgaACATGGAATCGTCAAGGAATGCACACTCACCAGCAACACCAAATGCAAAGaggaag GATCCAGATCTAACTTGTGGTGGttgtgtcttcttcttcttttcccaaTTCTACTAATTGTTTGGG tgAAGAGAAAGGAAGTACAGAAAGCATGCAGAAAGCACAGAAAGGAAAACCAAGGTCCTCAGGAATCTCCAACCTTAAATCCTGTAG actattttctatttttcagatgTTGA
- the STAMBPL1 gene encoding AMSH-like protease isoform X11, translating into MLGIWTLLPLVLTSVARLSSKSVNAQVTDINSKGLELRKTVTTVETQNLEGLHHDGQFCHKPCPPGERKARDCTVNGDEPDCVPCQEGKEYTDKAHFSSKCRRCRLCDEGHGLEVEINCIRTQNTKCRCKPNFFCNSTVCEHCDPCTKCEHGIVKECTLTSNTKCKEEGSRSNLWWLCLLLLFPILLIVWVKRKEVQKACRKHRKENQGPQESPTLNPMLT; encoded by the exons GTTCTTACGTCTGTTGCTAGATTATCGTCCAAAAGTGTTAATGCCCAAGTGACTGACATCAACTCCAAGGGACTGGAATTGAGGAAGACTGTTACTACAGTTGAGACTCAGAACTTGGAAGGCCTGCATCATGATGGCCAATTCTGCCATAAGCCCTGTCCTCCAG GTGAAAGGAAAGCTAGGGACTGCACAGTCAATGGGGATGAACCAGACTGCGTGCCCTGCCAAGAAGGGAAGGAGTACACAGACAAAGCCCATTTTTCTTCCAAATGCAGAAGATGTAGATTGTGTGATGAAGGACATG GCTTAGAAGTGGAAATAAACTGCATCCGGACCCAGAATACCAAGTGCAGATGTAAACCAAACTTTTTTTGTAACTCTACTGTATGTGAACACTGTGACCCTTGCACCAA atgtgaACATGGAATCGTCAAGGAATGCACACTCACCAGCAACACCAAATGCAAAGaggaag GATCCAGATCTAACTTGTGGTGGttgtgtcttcttcttcttttcccaaTTCTACTAATTGTTTGGG tgAAGAGAAAGGAAGTACAGAAAGCATGCAGAAAGCACAGAAAGGAAAACCAAGGTCCTCAGGAATCTCCAACCTTAAATCCT atgTTGACTTGA
- the STAMBPL1 gene encoding AMSH-like protease isoform X10, with translation MLGIWTLLPLVLTSVARLSSKSVNAQVTDINSKGLELRKTVTTVETQNLEGLHHDGQFCHKPCPPGERKARDCTVNGDEPDCVPCQEGKEYTDKAHFSSKCRRCRLCDEGHGLEVEINCIRTQNTKCRCKPNFFCNSTVCEHCDPCTKCEHGIVKECTLTSNTKCKEEGSRSNLWWLCLLLLFPILLIVWVKRKEVQKACRKHRKENQGPQESPTLNPVDYFLFFRC, from the exons GTTCTTACGTCTGTTGCTAGATTATCGTCCAAAAGTGTTAATGCCCAAGTGACTGACATCAACTCCAAGGGACTGGAATTGAGGAAGACTGTTACTACAGTTGAGACTCAGAACTTGGAAGGCCTGCATCATGATGGCCAATTCTGCCATAAGCCCTGTCCTCCAG GTGAAAGGAAAGCTAGGGACTGCACAGTCAATGGGGATGAACCAGACTGCGTGCCCTGCCAAGAAGGGAAGGAGTACACAGACAAAGCCCATTTTTCTTCCAAATGCAGAAGATGTAGATTGTGTGATGAAGGACATG GCTTAGAAGTGGAAATAAACTGCATCCGGACCCAGAATACCAAGTGCAGATGTAAACCAAACTTTTTTTGTAACTCTACTGTATGTGAACACTGTGACCCTTGCACCAA atgtgaACATGGAATCGTCAAGGAATGCACACTCACCAGCAACACCAAATGCAAAGaggaag GATCCAGATCTAACTTGTGGTGGttgtgtcttcttcttcttttcccaaTTCTACTAATTGTTTGGG tgAAGAGAAAGGAAGTACAGAAAGCATGCAGAAAGCACAGAAAGGAAAACCAAGGTCCTCAGGAATCTCCAACCTTAAATCCTGTAG actattttctatttttcagatgTTGA